One segment of Bradyrhizobium sp. CB2312 DNA contains the following:
- a CDS encoding flavin reductase family protein, giving the protein MTDKDLHFYEPSKGHGLKHDPFNAIIAPRPIGWISSRDTKGHVNLAPYSFFNAFAYVPPIIGFSSTNWKDSVENIQQTGEFVWNLATMDLAKHMNATAAHVAPEVDEFEIAGLTAVPGKLVNVPRVGESPVAFECKVSDIVRLKGADGKEADAWLTLGEVVAVHIDKAMIKDGVYQTAAARPIVRAGRRGDYFEIKPENMFEMVRPD; this is encoded by the coding sequence GTGACCGACAAAGACCTGCACTTCTACGAGCCTTCCAAGGGCCACGGCCTCAAGCACGATCCCTTCAACGCCATCATCGCGCCGCGGCCCATCGGCTGGATCTCCTCGCGCGACACCAAGGGCCACGTTAATCTCGCGCCCTACAGCTTCTTCAACGCGTTCGCTTACGTGCCGCCGATCATCGGCTTCTCCTCCACCAACTGGAAGGACTCGGTCGAGAACATCCAGCAGACCGGCGAGTTCGTCTGGAATCTCGCCACGATGGATCTCGCCAAGCACATGAACGCGACCGCCGCGCATGTCGCCCCTGAGGTCGACGAGTTCGAGATCGCGGGCCTGACCGCCGTGCCCGGCAAGCTCGTCAACGTGCCGCGCGTCGGCGAGAGTCCGGTCGCCTTCGAGTGCAAGGTCTCCGACATCGTCCGCCTCAAGGGCGCCGACGGCAAGGAGGCCGACGCCTGGCTGACGCTCGGCGAGGTCGTCGCCGTCCATATCGACAAGGCCATGATCAAGGACGGCGTCTACCAGACCGCCGCGGCCCGCCCCATCGTCCGCGCCGGCCGCCGCGGCGACTATTTCGAGATCAAGCCGGAAAACATGTTCGAGATGGTCCGGCCGGATTAG
- a CDS encoding TetR family transcriptional regulator translates to MTLVAEHIEGDTRDRILEVAERLFRQIGYQKTTVGDIAKELRMSPANVYRFFESKKAIHQSVARGLMGEVELEAQRIVTRPGPVLPRFRELLTTIHRMNTERYVGDNKLHEMVAIAMEEDWDVCVAHMECIAGVIGQMIAQGVASGEFEAPDLPLASLCACTAMMRFFHPQMIAQCATKPGPTIDQMIDFVIAGLSPRH, encoded by the coding sequence ATGACACTGGTTGCGGAACATATCGAAGGCGACACCCGGGATCGTATCCTCGAGGTGGCCGAGCGGCTGTTCCGCCAGATCGGCTATCAGAAGACCACGGTCGGGGACATCGCCAAGGAGCTCAGGATGAGCCCCGCCAACGTCTATCGCTTCTTCGAATCGAAGAAGGCGATCCACCAGTCGGTGGCGCGGGGCCTGATGGGCGAGGTCGAGCTCGAGGCGCAGCGGATCGTGACCCGTCCCGGTCCCGTGCTGCCGCGCTTCCGCGAGCTGCTCACCACCATCCACCGCATGAACACCGAGCGCTATGTCGGCGATAACAAGCTGCACGAGATGGTCGCGATCGCGATGGAGGAGGACTGGGACGTCTGCGTCGCCCATATGGAGTGCATTGCCGGTGTCATCGGCCAGATGATCGCGCAAGGGGTGGCGTCCGGCGAGTTCGAGGCGCCCGACCTGCCACTGGCCTCGCTGTGCGCCTGCACCGCGATGATGCGCTTCTTCCACCCCCAGATGATCGCCCAGTGCGCCACCAAGCCGGGCCCGACCATCGACCAGATGATCGATTTCGTCATCGCGGGTCTGTCCCCCCGCCACTGA
- a CDS encoding efflux RND transporter permease subunit, whose protein sequence is MKRFNLSAWAVSHPTLVLFLMLVLGVAGYFSYQKLGRAEDPFFTVKVVNVSVLWPGATAQEMQTQVADPIEKKIQELPYFEKVQTYSKPGFTALQVTFRDSTPPKDVPYLFYLLRKKLVDVQGQLPSGILGPVVNDEFSDVDSILYMLTGDGADYAQLKKVSEGFRQRLLKVPGVTKVDVYGNQDERIFVEFSHAKLATLGITPQALFDSLAKQNNVTPAGTVETSSQRVPLRVTGALDGAKAVAETPVESNGRVFRLGDIATVTHGYVDPPSFVVRQEGKAAIGIGVVTAKGANILELGKEVEKATAEFMKAVPQGVDVKLIADQPKVVEHAVGEFVHSFMEALVIVLFVSFLALGWRTGIVVALSVPLVLGIVFVVMNTMSLDLHRITLGALIIALGLLVDDAIIAVEMMVVKMEQGWDRMRAASFAWESTAFPMLTGTLVTAAGFLPIGFANSAVGEYAGSIFWIVAIALVASWFVAVIFTPYIGVKLLPEMKAHHNHDPHAVYETRMYRGLRAIVQWCVNHRITVVVATVGVFVASIVGFGHVQQQFFPLSERPELFLQLRLPEGTAFNVTEKAVKQAETLLKDDKDIETYTAYVGQGSPRFWLGLNPQLPNEAFAEIVIVAKGVEARERVKAKIENAVADGMLTEARVRVDRFNFGPPVGFPVQFRVIGPDANKVREIAYQVRDVMRQNKSVKDVQLDWNEQSPYLKLVVDQDRARAMGLTPQEVSQALAMLISGSQVTTVRDGIEKVGVVARAIPSERLDLGGVGDLTITSRNGVAVPLQQIAKIEYSHEEPIMWRRNRDMAITVRSDVVDGVQAPDITNQITPKLKAIKDHLEPAYRIEAGGAFEESAKGNASIFILFPVMVMVMLTLLMIQLQSFSRLILVFLTAPLGIVGASLGLNVANAPFGFVALLGLIALAGMIMRNAVILVDQIETDVSHGLTRREAIVEATVRRARPVVLTALAAILAMIPLSRSAFWGPMAITIMGGLFVATFLTLLYLPGLYALWFRKSLDEAGSAEQPTASQHGSDNHPAIPLAEAAE, encoded by the coding sequence ATGAAGCGCTTCAATCTTTCGGCCTGGGCCGTCAGTCATCCGACGCTGGTCCTCTTCCTGATGCTCGTGCTCGGCGTCGCCGGCTACTTCTCCTATCAGAAGCTCGGCCGCGCCGAGGATCCGTTCTTCACGGTCAAGGTGGTCAACGTCTCCGTGCTCTGGCCGGGCGCGACCGCGCAGGAGATGCAGACCCAGGTCGCCGATCCCATCGAGAAGAAGATCCAGGAGCTGCCCTATTTCGAGAAGGTGCAGACCTATTCCAAGCCGGGCTTCACCGCGCTCCAGGTCACCTTCCGTGACTCCACGCCGCCGAAGGACGTCCCCTATCTCTTCTATCTGCTGCGCAAGAAACTGGTCGACGTGCAGGGTCAGCTGCCGTCCGGCATTCTCGGGCCGGTCGTCAATGACGAGTTCTCCGACGTCGATTCCATCCTCTACATGTTGACCGGCGACGGCGCCGACTATGCCCAGCTCAAGAAGGTCTCCGAAGGTTTCCGCCAGCGCCTGCTGAAGGTGCCTGGTGTGACCAAGGTCGACGTCTACGGGAACCAGGACGAGCGTATCTTCGTCGAGTTCAGCCACGCCAAGCTCGCCACCCTCGGCATCACGCCGCAGGCGCTGTTCGATTCGCTCGCCAAGCAGAACAACGTGACCCCAGCCGGCACGGTCGAGACCTCGTCCCAGCGCGTACCGCTGCGCGTCACCGGCGCGCTCGACGGCGCGAAGGCTGTGGCGGAGACCCCGGTCGAGAGCAACGGCCGCGTGTTCCGTCTCGGCGACATCGCCACCGTCACCCATGGCTATGTCGATCCGCCGAGCTTCGTCGTCCGCCAGGAAGGCAAGGCCGCGATCGGCATCGGTGTCGTCACCGCCAAGGGCGCCAACATCCTCGAGCTCGGCAAGGAGGTCGAGAAGGCGACCGCCGAGTTCATGAAGGCCGTGCCGCAGGGCGTCGACGTCAAGCTCATTGCCGACCAGCCCAAGGTGGTCGAGCACGCCGTCGGCGAGTTCGTGCACTCCTTCATGGAGGCGCTCGTCATCGTGCTGTTCGTCTCGTTCCTGGCACTCGGCTGGCGCACCGGCATCGTGGTCGCGCTGTCGGTGCCCTTGGTGCTCGGCATCGTCTTCGTCGTCATGAACACGATGTCGCTCGACCTGCACCGCATCACGCTCGGCGCGCTGATCATCGCGCTCGGCCTGCTCGTCGACGACGCCATCATCGCGGTCGAGATGATGGTGGTGAAGATGGAGCAGGGTTGGGACCGCATGCGCGCGGCGTCCTTTGCCTGGGAATCCACCGCGTTTCCGATGCTCACGGGAACGCTGGTCACGGCCGCTGGCTTCCTCCCCATCGGCTTTGCCAATTCGGCCGTCGGCGAATATGCCGGCAGCATCTTCTGGATCGTGGCGATCGCGCTGGTCGCCTCCTGGTTCGTGGCGGTGATCTTCACGCCCTATATCGGCGTCAAGCTGCTGCCGGAGATGAAGGCGCACCACAATCACGACCCGCACGCGGTCTACGAGACCCGCATGTATCGCGGCCTGCGCGCCATCGTGCAATGGTGCGTCAATCACCGCATCACCGTGGTCGTCGCGACCGTCGGCGTCTTCGTCGCCTCGATCGTCGGTTTCGGCCATGTCCAGCAGCAGTTCTTCCCGCTGTCGGAGCGGCCCGAGCTGTTCCTGCAGCTGCGCCTGCCCGAGGGCACCGCCTTCAACGTCACCGAGAAGGCCGTGAAGCAGGCCGAGACGCTGCTGAAGGACGACAAGGACATCGAGACCTATACCGCCTATGTCGGCCAGGGCTCGCCGCGCTTCTGGCTCGGCCTCAATCCGCAGCTTCCGAACGAGGCCTTTGCCGAGATCGTCATCGTCGCCAAGGGCGTCGAGGCACGCGAGCGCGTCAAGGCCAAGATCGAGAACGCTGTCGCCGACGGCATGCTGACCGAGGCACGTGTGCGCGTCGATCGCTTCAATTTCGGCCCGCCGGTCGGCTTCCCCGTCCAGTTCCGCGTGATCGGCCCGGACGCCAACAAGGTGCGCGAGATCGCCTACCAGGTCCGCGACGTCATGCGGCAGAACAAGAGCGTCAAGGACGTCCAGCTCGACTGGAACGAGCAATCGCCTTACCTGAAGCTCGTCGTCGACCAGGATCGCGCCCGTGCCATGGGCCTGACCCCGCAGGAGGTCTCGCAGGCGCTCGCGATGCTGATCTCGGGCTCGCAGGTCACGACCGTGCGCGACGGCATCGAGAAGGTCGGCGTGGTCGCCCGCGCGATCCCGTCCGAACGTCTCGATCTCGGCGGTGTCGGCGATCTCACCATCACCTCGCGCAATGGCGTCGCCGTGCCGCTGCAGCAGATCGCCAAGATCGAGTACTCCCACGAGGAGCCGATCATGTGGCGGCGCAACCGCGACATGGCAATCACCGTGCGCTCCGACGTCGTCGACGGCGTGCAGGCGCCCGACATCACCAACCAGATCACGCCGAAGCTGAAGGCGATCAAGGATCACCTCGAGCCGGCCTACCGCATCGAAGCGGGCGGCGCGTTCGAGGAATCCGCCAAGGGCAACGCCTCGATCTTCATCCTCTTCCCCGTGATGGTCATGGTGATGCTGACGCTGCTGATGATCCAGCTGCAGAGCTTCTCGCGCCTGATCTTGGTGTTCCTGACCGCGCCGCTCGGCATCGTCGGCGCCTCGCTCGGGCTCAACGTCGCCAACGCTCCGTTCGGCTTCGTGGCGCTGCTCGGCCTGATCGCGCTCGCCGGCATGATCATGCGCAATGCGGTCATCCTGGTGGATCAGATCGAGACCGACGTCAGCCACGGCCTGACCCGCCGCGAGGCGATCGTGGAGGCGACCGTCCGCCGCGCCCGTCCGGTGGTGCTGACGGCGCTCGCCGCCATCCTCGCCATGATCCCGCTGTCGCGCTCGGCCTTCTGGGGCCCGATGGCGATCACGATCATGGGAGGCCTGTTCGTCGCGACCTTCCTGACGCTTCTGTACCTGCCGGGCCTCTATGCCCTGTGGTTCAGGAAGAGCCTGGACGAGGCCGGTTCGGCCGAACAGCCTACCGCATCGCAGCATGGGAGCGATAACCATCCCGCTATTCCGCTTGCTGAAGCGGCTGAATAA
- a CDS encoding efflux RND transporter periplasmic adaptor subunit encodes MFVRSVLSSYSRLLAGVSLALMAASLAGCNDTVAENAEPSRPVLVATAHYDAETPERSFVGTIRPRIESDLGFRVAGKVAKRLVEVGQTVEIGQPLATLDEVDLKLQAEQAVAEQTAATGVLAQAAAAEQRAKDLKAKGWTTDAQLDSSRASADEARARLDRAVRSVELTKNSLSYATLNADARGVVTATLIEPGQVVAAGQASIRVARFAEKEAVVAIPETLVGRAKSGAASVTLWSEPNKKYTAKLREIAPAADPATRTYLAKFSLPEADDKVALGMTATLTLSDAATERVARLPLSALFNEGGKPSFYVVDDNGAVTLQPVTVKSYESNDVVITGGVPEGAKIVALGVQKLDPSQKVRVVSSLSF; translated from the coding sequence ATGTTTGTCCGGTCGGTTTTGTCCAGCTATTCCAGGCTTTTGGCGGGTGTGTCGCTGGCCCTGATGGCCGCCTCGCTGGCCGGGTGCAATGACACCGTCGCCGAGAACGCCGAGCCGTCCCGGCCGGTCCTGGTCGCGACCGCCCATTATGACGCCGAGACGCCGGAGCGGAGCTTCGTCGGCACCATCAGGCCCCGGATCGAGAGCGACCTCGGCTTCCGCGTCGCCGGTAAAGTTGCAAAACGCCTGGTCGAGGTCGGACAGACCGTCGAGATCGGCCAGCCGCTCGCCACCCTCGACGAGGTCGATCTGAAGCTCCAGGCCGAGCAGGCCGTCGCCGAGCAGACCGCTGCGACCGGCGTGCTGGCCCAGGCCGCCGCCGCCGAGCAGCGCGCCAAGGATCTGAAGGCCAAGGGCTGGACCACGGATGCGCAGCTCGATTCGAGCCGTGCATCTGCCGACGAGGCCCGCGCGCGGCTCGACCGCGCCGTCCGCTCGGTCGAGCTGACCAAGAATTCCCTTTCCTACGCGACGCTCAACGCCGACGCCCGTGGCGTCGTCACCGCAACGCTGATCGAGCCCGGCCAGGTGGTTGCCGCAGGCCAGGCCTCGATCCGTGTCGCCCGCTTTGCCGAGAAGGAAGCGGTCGTCGCGATCCCTGAGACGCTGGTCGGACGTGCCAAATCGGGCGCCGCCAGCGTCACTCTTTGGTCCGAGCCGAACAAGAAATACACGGCGAAGCTGCGCGAGATCGCGCCGGCGGCGGATCCCGCCACGCGCACCTATCTCGCAAAGTTCTCGCTGCCCGAGGCCGACGACAAGGTCGCGCTCGGCATGACCGCGACGCTGACGCTGTCGGACGCCGCCACCGAGCGCGTCGCGCGTCTGCCGCTGTCGGCGCTGTTCAACGAAGGCGGCAAGCCCTCGTTCTACGTCGTCGACGACAACGGCGCGGTCACGCTGCAGCCGGTCACGGTGAAGTCTTATGAGAGCAACGACGTCGTCATCACTGGCGGTGTGCCGGAAGGCGCCAAGATCGTCGCGCTCGGTGTGCAGAAGCTCGATCCGAGCCAGAAGGTGCGGGTCGTCTCGTCCCTGTCCTTCTAA